One Streptomyces sp. V4I8 genomic window carries:
- the murA gene encoding UDP-N-acetylglucosamine 1-carboxyvinyltransferase, with protein sequence MTVNDDVLLVHGGTPLEGEIRVRGAKNLVPKAMVAALLGSAPSRLRNVPDIRDVRVVRGLLQLHGVTVRPGEEPGELVMDPSHVESANVADIDAHAGSSRIPILLCGPLLHRLGHAFIPGLGGCDIGGRPIDFHFEVLRQFGATIEKRADGQYLEAPQRLRGTKIRLPYPSVGATEQVLLTAVLAEGVTELSNAAVEPEIEDLICVLQKMGAIIGVDTDRTIRITGVDSLGGYTHRALPDRLEAASWASAALATEGNIYVRGAQQRSMMTFLNTYRKVGGAFEIDDEGIRFWHPGGQLKSIALETDVHPGFQTDWQQPLVVALTQATGLSIIHETVYESRLGFTSALNQMGAHIQLYRECLGGSDCRFGQRNFLHSAVVSGPTKLQGADLVIPDLRGGFSYLIAALAAQGTSRVHGIDLINRGYENFMEKLVELGAKVELPGKALG encoded by the coding sequence ATGACCGTCAACGACGATGTCCTGCTTGTCCACGGCGGAACCCCGCTGGAGGGCGAGATCCGTGTCCGCGGTGCGAAGAACCTCGTACCGAAGGCCATGGTGGCTGCCCTGCTGGGCAGCGCGCCGAGTCGACTGCGCAACGTGCCGGACATCCGTGATGTGCGGGTCGTACGCGGTCTGCTCCAGCTGCACGGGGTGACGGTCCGTCCGGGTGAGGAACCGGGCGAGTTGGTGATGGACCCGTCCCACGTGGAGAGCGCGAACGTCGCTGACATCGATGCCCACGCGGGTTCCAGCCGTATCCCGATCCTGCTGTGCGGTCCGCTGCTGCACCGCCTCGGGCACGCCTTCATCCCGGGCCTCGGCGGCTGCGACATCGGCGGCCGGCCCATCGACTTCCACTTCGAGGTGCTGCGGCAGTTCGGCGCGACGATCGAGAAGCGGGCCGACGGGCAGTACCTGGAGGCTCCGCAGCGGCTGCGTGGCACGAAGATCCGGCTGCCGTACCCGTCCGTGGGCGCGACCGAGCAGGTCCTGCTGACGGCCGTCCTCGCCGAAGGTGTCACCGAGCTCTCGAACGCGGCCGTGGAGCCGGAGATCGAGGACCTCATCTGCGTCCTGCAGAAGATGGGCGCCATCATCGGCGTGGACACCGACCGCACCATCCGCATCACCGGTGTGGACAGCCTCGGCGGCTACACCCACCGCGCCCTCCCGGACCGCCTGGAGGCCGCCTCCTGGGCGTCCGCGGCGCTCGCGACCGAGGGCAACATCTACGTCCGTGGCGCCCAGCAGCGCTCGATGATGACGTTCCTCAACACCTACCGGAAGGTGGGCGGCGCCTTCGAGATCGACGACGAGGGCATCCGGTTCTGGCACCCCGGTGGCCAGTTGAAGTCCATCGCGCTCGAAACGGACGTGCACCCGGGCTTCCAGACGGACTGGCAGCAGCCGCTGGTGGTGGCCCTCACGCAGGCGACGGGGCTGTCCATCATCCACGAGACGGTCTACGAGTCCCGCCTCGGCTTCACCTCCGCCCTGAACCAGATGGGCGCCCACATCCAGCTCTACCGCGAGTGCCTCGGCGGCTCCGACTGCCGCTTCGGCCAGCGCAACTTCCTGCACTCCGCGGTCGTCTCGGGCCCCACCAAGCTCCAGGGCGCCGATCTGGTCATCCCCGACCTCCGCGGCGGCTTCTCCTACCTCATCGCGGCCCTGGCGGCCCAGGGCACGTCCCGGGTCCACGGCATCGACCTCATCAACCGGGGCTACGAGAACTTCATGGAGAAGCTCGTGGAACTCGGGGCCAAGGTCGAGCTGCCGGGCAAGGCACTCGGCTGA
- a CDS encoding HU family DNA-binding protein, with the protein MNRSELVAALADRAEVTRKDADAVLAAFAETVGEVVAKGDEKVTIPGFLTFERTHRAARTARNPQTGDPIQIPAGYSVKVSAGSKLKEAAKGK; encoded by the coding sequence ATGAACCGCAGTGAGCTGGTGGCCGCGCTGGCCGACCGCGCCGAGGTGACCCGCAAGGACGCCGACGCCGTGCTGGCCGCGTTCGCCGAGACCGTCGGCGAGGTTGTCGCCAAGGGCGACGAGAAGGTCACCATCCCTGGCTTCCTGACCTTCGAGCGCACCCACCGTGCCGCTCGCACCGCCCGCAACCCGCAGACCGGCGACCCGATCCAGATCCCGGCCGGCTACAGCGTGAAGGTCTCCGCGGGCAGCAAGCTCAAGGAAGCCGCCAAGGGCAAGTAA